One region of Sphingomonas bisphenolicum genomic DNA includes:
- a CDS encoding nuclear transport factor 2 family protein codes for MNDAAIAIPNLLYLYAELIDAADFIGAARLFRHGAVITGGQRVEGEKAIADMWRSWMRLYDGKPRTRHIITNPIILLSGDGQSATSRSQWTVLQATEDYPLQPVATGRYHDSFQRIDGQWCFAERNYAQVDLAGDLSAHLLKSLKDA; via the coding sequence ATGAACGACGCCGCCATCGCCATTCCCAACCTGCTCTATCTTTATGCCGAGCTGATCGACGCGGCGGATTTCATCGGCGCGGCGCGGTTGTTTCGGCATGGCGCGGTGATCACCGGCGGCCAGCGGGTCGAAGGAGAGAAAGCCATCGCCGACATGTGGCGCAGCTGGATGCGCCTCTATGACGGCAAGCCGCGCACCCGGCATATCATCACCAACCCGATCATCCTGCTGAGCGGTGATGGGCAAAGCGCCACCAGCCGCTCGCAATGGACGGTGCTGCAGGCGACCGAGGACTATCCGCTCCAGCCGGTGGCGACGGGCCGCTATCACGACAGCTTTCAGCGGATCGACGGCCAATGGTGCTTTGCCGAACGCAATTATGCGCAGGTCGACCTCGCCGGCGACCTCAGCGCGCATCTTTTGAAATCTCTGAAGGACGCTTGA
- a CDS encoding phenylacetic acid degradation protein PaaY, translating into MPCYAYQGIVPVVDPTSYVHPLASLIGDVIVGPGCFIAPGASLRGDFGRIVVEGDSSIQDSVTVHANQLRDTIIRRGATIAHGSIIHGCEVGENALIGMNAVILDNAVIGPENLVAALSLVKSDTHTPPRSLVAGNPARIIKSFEPHQVIWKNDGEGEYQKLARAALTDLIEAQPLAAPEAGRRRIRSNAIAVRLTGPTAALREKQA; encoded by the coding sequence ATGCCCTGCTACGCCTATCAGGGGATCGTTCCCGTGGTCGACCCGACCAGCTATGTCCATCCGCTGGCATCGCTGATCGGGGACGTGATCGTGGGTCCGGGCTGCTTCATTGCGCCCGGCGCGTCACTGCGCGGCGATTTCGGCCGGATTGTCGTGGAAGGCGACAGTAGCATTCAGGACAGCGTGACCGTCCATGCCAATCAGCTGCGTGACACGATCATCAGGCGTGGCGCGACCATTGCGCACGGATCGATCATCCATGGCTGCGAGGTCGGCGAAAATGCACTGATCGGTATGAATGCGGTGATCCTCGACAATGCGGTGATTGGGCCGGAAAATCTGGTTGCGGCCCTGAGCCTCGTAAAGTCCGACACGCACACACCGCCGCGCAGTCTGGTCGCGGGCAATCCGGCGAGAATCATCAAGAGCTTCGAACCGCATCAGGTCATATGGAAGAATGATGGCGAGGGCGAATATCAGAAACTCGCCCGCGCCGCGCTGACCGACCTCATCGAGGCGCAGCCGCTGGCCGCGCCCGAAGCGGGCCGGAGGCGCATCCGGTCGAACGCCATTGCCGTGCGCCTGACCGGGCCGACAGCCGCCTTGCGGGAGAAACAGGCATGA
- a CDS encoding MaoC family dehydratase gives MAVVFETPRDLIGKDGTILDASDWLTVDQARIDAFAACTGDHQWIHVDPVRAKDGPFGATIAHGYLTLSLVNLFLPQMIEVRRFSAGVNVGMDKTRFLSPVLVGSRIRGTGTIVAVEEVKGAIQSTVRVTTEIEGSDKPACVIDTISRYFPE, from the coding sequence ATGGCGGTCGTCTTCGAAACCCCGCGCGACCTGATCGGCAAGGACGGTACGATACTCGATGCCAGTGACTGGCTGACCGTCGATCAGGCCCGCATCGATGCCTTCGCGGCCTGCACCGGCGATCATCAGTGGATTCATGTCGATCCGGTTCGCGCCAAGGACGGCCCGTTCGGCGCGACCATCGCCCATGGCTATCTTACACTCAGCCTGGTCAACCTCTTCCTGCCGCAGATGATCGAGGTTCGGCGCTTCTCCGCCGGGGTCAATGTCGGCATGGACAAGACCCGCTTCCTTAGCCCCGTGCTGGTCGGATCGCGCATCCGTGGCACGGGCACGATCGTAGCGGTCGAGGAGGTCAAGGGCGCGATCCAGTCCACCGTCCGCGTCACCACAGAGATTGAAGGCAGCGACAAGCCCGCCTGCGTCATCGACACCATCAGCCGCTATTTTCCGGAGTAA
- a CDS encoding steroid Delta-isomerase produces the protein MPDPAKMEAAVHAYVAAFDAGSADQAAALFAQDATVEDPVGSPPHKGREAIRAFYAASMQTGAKLTLEGPIRITADHAAFAFCVNLAWEGKQQRVDVIDTFRFNEANEVTEMRAFFGPTNMHGF, from the coding sequence ATGCCCGATCCCGCCAAAATGGAAGCCGCCGTCCACGCCTATGTCGCTGCGTTCGACGCGGGGAGCGCCGACCAGGCGGCCGCCCTGTTCGCGCAGGACGCAACGGTCGAAGATCCCGTCGGCAGCCCGCCGCACAAGGGCCGCGAAGCCATCCGCGCCTTTTACGCCGCCTCGATGCAGACCGGCGCAAAGCTGACGCTTGAAGGGCCGATCCGCATCACCGCCGACCATGCGGCCTTCGCCTTTTGCGTCAATCTCGCCTGGGAGGGGAAACAGCAGCGCGTCGACGTGATCGACACCTTCCGCTTCAACGAAGCCAATGAAGTCACCGAAATGCGCGCCTTTTTCGGCCCCACCAATATGCACGGATTTTAA
- a CDS encoding enoyl-CoA hydratase family protein — MPITCTIENRIAEIVFDHAPVNAFDSATWNSLPRIITDAARNEDVHCILIRAEGRGFCGGVDIKEMQAHPERIPHLNRGNYLTFKAIHEAEIPVVVAVHKFVIGGGIGICGASDTIIAAEDAYFSLPEIDRGAMGGASHMSRMLPLHKVRAAFFTGGTIPAQEAYRLGAVEKVVPRADLESEARAFAALIASKSRKALVIAKEALNGLEARDVDRGYRWEQGFTLEMYMHEDSQKARDAFVDTGKAARF, encoded by the coding sequence ATGCCGATCACATGCACCATCGAAAACCGGATCGCGGAAATTGTCTTCGATCATGCGCCGGTCAACGCCTTCGACAGCGCGACTTGGAACAGCCTGCCCAGGATCATCACCGATGCGGCGCGCAACGAGGACGTTCATTGCATCCTGATCCGCGCGGAGGGGCGCGGCTTTTGCGGCGGCGTCGATATCAAGGAGATGCAGGCCCACCCCGAGCGCATCCCGCACCTCAATCGCGGCAATTACCTGACCTTCAAGGCGATCCACGAAGCCGAAATTCCGGTCGTGGTCGCAGTCCACAAATTCGTGATCGGTGGCGGCATCGGCATTTGCGGCGCGTCCGACACGATCATCGCGGCGGAGGACGCCTATTTCTCGCTGCCGGAGATCGATCGCGGCGCGATGGGTGGGGCCAGCCACATGTCGCGCATGTTGCCGCTGCACAAGGTGCGCGCGGCCTTCTTCACCGGCGGCACTATCCCCGCGCAGGAAGCCTATCGCCTGGGCGCGGTAGAGAAGGTCGTGCCACGCGCCGATCTGGAAAGCGAAGCCCGCGCCTTCGCCGCGCTGATCGCGTCCAAGTCGCGCAAGGCGCTCGTGATCGCCAAGGAAGCATTGAACGGTCTGGAAGCCCGCGACGTCGACCGGGGCTATCGCTGGGAACAGGGCTTCACCTTGGAAATGTACATGCACGAGGACAGCCAGAAGGCGCGCGACGCCTTTGTCGACACGGGCAAGGCGGCCCGGTTCTGA
- a CDS encoding acyl-CoA dehydrogenase → MDLTYTPEQQAFRAEARAWLEAHVPTATLEHFDATREGFEAHRAWEKTLKSGDWGMLTWPVEYGGRGLDLIQWLIFEEEYYRAGAPGRVNQNGIFLLGPTLIEYGTHAQKQRFLPSMASGKEIWAQAWSEPQAGSDLAGVRATCVADGEDYILNGHKIWSSRAVFADWAFGLFRTPGTERHKGMSLIFFPLDAPGVTVNAIKKINGHVGFAEIFLENVRVPAFNRLGDEGQGWHICMATAGFERGLMLRSPARYQVAAAKLAALWQAHKETADPALEADVVRAHMNAEAYALNIYQTASRLMAGAKIGPEASTNKIFWSELDIHLTQTALSILGPVAELTQDAPDANPVDWIDDHIFALAGPIYAGSNEIQRNIIAERMLGLPR, encoded by the coding sequence ATGGACCTGACCTATACTCCCGAACAACAGGCGTTCCGGGCCGAGGCGCGCGCATGGCTGGAAGCCCATGTGCCCACCGCGACGCTGGAACATTTTGACGCAACGCGCGAAGGCTTTGAGGCCCATCGCGCATGGGAAAAGACGCTCAAGTCCGGCGACTGGGGCATGCTGACATGGCCGGTCGAATATGGCGGGCGCGGCCTCGACCTCATCCAATGGCTGATCTTCGAGGAGGAATATTATCGCGCTGGAGCGCCGGGTCGGGTCAACCAGAACGGCATCTTCCTCCTCGGCCCGACGCTGATCGAATATGGCACCCATGCGCAGAAACAGCGTTTCCTTCCCTCCATGGCGAGCGGCAAGGAAATCTGGGCGCAGGCCTGGTCCGAACCGCAGGCCGGGTCCGATCTGGCCGGCGTGCGGGCGACCTGCGTGGCCGACGGTGAGGATTATATCCTCAACGGCCACAAAATCTGGTCGAGCCGCGCTGTGTTCGCCGACTGGGCGTTCGGCCTGTTCCGCACGCCGGGGACGGAGCGGCACAAGGGGATGAGCCTCATCTTCTTCCCGCTCGACGCGCCGGGCGTGACCGTCAACGCGATCAAGAAGATCAACGGCCATGTCGGCTTTGCGGAAATCTTCCTAGAGAATGTGCGCGTCCCCGCCTTCAACCGTCTGGGTGACGAAGGCCAGGGCTGGCATATCTGCATGGCGACAGCGGGCTTCGAGCGCGGGCTGATGCTGCGCTCTCCTGCCCGCTATCAGGTCGCTGCGGCGAAGCTGGCCGCGCTGTGGCAAGCACATAAGGAAACGGCCGATCCCGCGCTGGAAGCCGATGTGGTGCGCGCGCACATGAACGCAGAGGCCTATGCGCTCAATATCTACCAGACCGCCTCGCGGCTCATGGCGGGGGCGAAGATCGGGCCGGAAGCCTCCACCAACAAGATTTTCTGGTCGGAGCTCGACATCCACCTGACCCAGACCGCGCTGTCCATCCTCGGCCCTGTCGCCGAACTGACGCAGGACGCGCCGGACGCCAATCCGGTCGATTGGATCGACGACCATATCTTCGCGCTTGCGGGCCCCATCTATGCCGGGTCGAACGAGATCCAGCGCAACATCATCGCCGAGCGGATGCTCGGCTTGCCGCGCTGA
- a CDS encoding acetyl-CoA C-acetyltransferase gives MPEAYIIDAVRSPIGRKKGSLAGVHPADLGAHPIRELVKRTGIDPVLVDDVVWGCCDTIGPQAGDIGRTAWLVAGLPEEVPGVTVDRQCGSSQQAVHFAAQGVMSGTQDFVIAGGSQAMNAIPISAAMFAGQAYGFDSPFQGAKGWDARYGGEEVNQIRSAEMIAEKWGISRAAMEAFALASHQRAQAAWDKGWFDKEIVALNGLSKDETIRPATTLEGLAGLNPVRDGGIVTAGVASQNCDAAAALLIASEQAVKAHGLKPRARIHHLSVRAANPVWMLTGPIPATQYALKKAGMSVSDIDLFECNEAFASVPMAWMKELDIPHEKVNVQGGAIALGHPIGATGARLMTTLLNALERTGGRYGLQTMCEGGGQANVTIIERL, from the coding sequence ATGCCTGAAGCCTATATCATCGACGCCGTCCGCTCGCCCATTGGGCGTAAAAAGGGTAGCCTCGCGGGCGTCCACCCGGCCGACCTTGGCGCACATCCGATCCGGGAGCTGGTGAAGCGCACAGGCATCGATCCGGTTCTGGTCGATGATGTCGTCTGGGGCTGCTGCGACACGATCGGTCCGCAGGCAGGCGACATCGGCCGGACTGCATGGCTGGTGGCGGGTTTGCCGGAGGAAGTGCCGGGCGTTACCGTCGACCGCCAGTGCGGCTCCAGCCAGCAGGCCGTGCATTTCGCGGCGCAGGGCGTGATGAGCGGCACGCAGGATTTCGTTATCGCGGGCGGCAGTCAGGCGATGAACGCCATTCCGATCTCCGCCGCCATGTTCGCGGGGCAGGCCTATGGCTTCGACAGCCCTTTTCAGGGCGCGAAGGGCTGGGACGCCCGCTATGGCGGTGAGGAAGTGAACCAGATTCGCTCCGCCGAGATGATCGCGGAAAAATGGGGCATCAGCCGTGCGGCGATGGAAGCGTTCGCGCTTGCCTCCCACCAGCGCGCGCAGGCGGCCTGGGACAAGGGCTGGTTCGACAAGGAAATCGTGGCCCTGAACGGCTTGTCGAAGGACGAAACCATCCGCCCTGCCACCACATTGGAAGGACTGGCCGGTCTCAACCCGGTGCGCGATGGCGGCATCGTCACCGCCGGCGTCGCCAGCCAGAATTGCGACGCCGCGGCCGCACTGCTGATCGCCAGCGAACAGGCGGTGAAGGCGCATGGCCTCAAGCCCCGCGCCCGTATCCATCATCTCTCGGTGCGCGCCGCCAATCCGGTGTGGATGCTGACCGGCCCGATCCCGGCGACCCAATATGCGCTGAAGAAAGCGGGCATGTCGGTCAGCGACATCGACCTGTTCGAATGCAACGAAGCCTTCGCCAGCGTGCCCATGGCATGGATGAAGGAACTCGACATTCCCCATGAGAAGGTGAACGTACAGGGTGGCGCGATCGCACTCGGCCATCCGATCGGCGCAACCGGCGCCCGACTGATGACCACTCTGCTCAATGCCCTGGAGCGCACCGGCGGCCGCTATGGCCTTCAGACCATGTGCGAAGGCGGCGGACAGGCCAACGTCACCATCATCGAGCGGCTGTAA
- a CDS encoding acyl-CoA dehydrogenase family protein: MDFALSDDQRAIQEAARDFLNDAANTDAVRAAAESATGFDEMLWRGLGEMGFAGLMVPESHGGLGLGAVEMALVLEEMGRCLAPVPFFETAVLAVQAVVGAGKAGQLATLLPRLASGTRACFAGTADRPTLSDNRLTGTAHFVTFAHVAELIVIATADDSLVVLEADMPGLTIEPLPSLDRTRRFATLTFDCAITPDQLLGAPGSAKAAIDRVLTIGAGLLAAEQAGVAQYSLDATVDYARQRVQFGRAIGSFQAYKHMLADMMLLIEASRSAAYYAAAAIDEDGAELAEACHIAREYVSDACRSVTGDAIQLHGGIGFTWEHHAHLYFKRARATANWLGSPDQHREALATLLFKDVA; encoded by the coding sequence ATGGACTTCGCACTCAGCGACGACCAGCGCGCCATCCAGGAGGCCGCCCGCGACTTCCTGAACGACGCCGCCAATACCGACGCCGTCCGGGCCGCTGCGGAAAGCGCGACCGGCTTCGACGAAATGCTTTGGCGGGGTCTTGGCGAAATGGGTTTTGCCGGCCTGATGGTGCCGGAAAGCCATGGCGGGCTGGGGCTGGGCGCGGTGGAAATGGCGCTGGTTCTGGAAGAAATGGGCCGGTGCCTCGCGCCCGTTCCCTTTTTCGAAACAGCGGTTCTGGCGGTGCAGGCGGTGGTTGGCGCAGGCAAGGCGGGGCAGCTTGCGACGCTTCTTCCTCGTCTCGCGTCGGGCACGCGCGCCTGTTTCGCGGGAACAGCCGACCGCCCGACCCTTTCGGACAACCGGCTCACCGGCACCGCCCATTTCGTCACCTTCGCGCATGTGGCTGAGCTGATCGTCATCGCCACGGCGGATGACAGTCTGGTCGTGCTGGAAGCGGATATGCCGGGCCTGACCATCGAGCCCCTGCCCAGCCTGGACCGTACGCGCCGTTTTGCTACGCTGACTTTCGACTGCGCGATCACGCCGGACCAACTGCTGGGCGCGCCCGGCAGCGCCAAGGCCGCCATCGATCGCGTCCTGACCATCGGCGCGGGCCTGCTCGCCGCCGAGCAGGCGGGCGTGGCGCAATATAGCCTCGACGCCACGGTCGACTATGCCCGGCAGCGGGTGCAGTTCGGGCGGGCTATCGGCTCCTTCCAGGCTTATAAGCATATGCTGGCCGACATGATGCTTCTGATCGAAGCCTCTCGCTCCGCCGCTTATTATGCCGCCGCCGCCATCGACGAGGATGGCGCGGAACTGGCAGAAGCCTGCCATATTGCGCGCGAATATGTTTCCGATGCCTGCCGATCCGTCACCGGCGACGCGATCCAGTTGCATGGCGGGATCGGCTTTACCTGGGAACATCACGCCCACCTTTATTTCAAGCGCGCCCGTGCCACCGCGAACTGGCTGGGATCGCCCGACCAGCATCGCGAAGCGCTGGCCACCCTCCTCTTCAAGGACGTAGCATGA
- a CDS encoding acyl-CoA dehydrogenase family protein: MDFTLSDEQMMFAETARTLFADSCTPDHWRKMMEAGAAHDDARWASIVETGLSLMLLPESAGGIDLSEIDFTLIAQEAGYVALPEPLVESAGVAAPMLAALAPGHAALADPLATIAIAHPINPFVANADSAAAILLEKEGEAYLVTPDQVTLTAQASIDPFRRLFRVEWDAANATPLGKADWDLALDRAALFNAAMGLGLAQRAVDLAVDYAKERQQFGKPIGSYQAVKHHLASAQVAIEFARPVVMAAAAEIGHRDMQARARVSHAKIVALEAADKAARASIQVHGAMGYSWEVDAHLFLKRALALSRNWGTPAFHRARIAQRLFTQPNGPEQTFARESKNA, from the coding sequence ATGGATTTCACCCTCAGCGACGAACAGATGATGTTCGCGGAGACGGCGCGGACGCTCTTCGCCGATAGCTGCACGCCCGATCACTGGCGCAAGATGATGGAAGCGGGCGCCGCACACGACGATGCCCGTTGGGCGTCTATCGTCGAAACCGGCCTGAGTCTGATGCTGCTGCCCGAAAGCGCAGGCGGCATCGACCTGTCCGAAATCGACTTCACCCTGATCGCCCAGGAAGCGGGCTATGTCGCGCTCCCTGAGCCGCTGGTCGAAAGCGCGGGCGTCGCCGCGCCGATGCTGGCTGCGCTGGCGCCCGGTCATGCGGCGCTTGCTGATCCGCTCGCTACCATCGCCATCGCGCATCCGATCAATCCTTTCGTCGCCAATGCCGACAGCGCGGCGGCGATCCTGCTGGAGAAGGAGGGCGAGGCTTATCTCGTCACGCCCGATCAGGTGACGCTGACCGCGCAGGCAAGCATCGATCCCTTTCGCCGCCTGTTTCGCGTGGAATGGGACGCGGCCAACGCCACGCCGCTGGGCAAGGCAGACTGGGACTTGGCCCTCGACCGGGCGGCGCTGTTCAACGCCGCCATGGGCCTCGGTCTCGCACAGCGCGCGGTCGATCTGGCGGTCGACTATGCCAAGGAACGGCAGCAGTTCGGCAAACCCATCGGCAGCTATCAGGCGGTTAAGCATCATCTGGCTTCCGCACAGGTCGCGATCGAATTCGCCCGGCCTGTCGTCATGGCGGCGGCCGCGGAAATCGGCCATCGCGACATGCAGGCGCGCGCGCGCGTCAGCCATGCAAAGATCGTCGCGCTGGAAGCCGCCGACAAGGCCGCCCGCGCTTCGATCCAGGTGCATGGCGCCATGGGCTATAGCTGGGAGGTCGACGCCCACCTCTTCCTCAAACGCGCGCTGGCGCTGAGCCGGAATTGGGGCACGCCCGCCTTCCACCGCGCCCGCATCGCGCAGCGGCTGTTTACCCAGCCCAACGGCCCCGAGCAGACCTTCGCCAGAGAGAGCAAAAATGCCTGA
- a CDS encoding acetyl-CoA C-acyltransferase, with protein sequence MREAAIISTARTGVGKAYRGAFNDTEAPRMAAHVVDAAIARAGIDPARVDDVYMGCANQWNTQSYNIGRLAVHGSVLPDTVAGFAMDRKCSSGLNALAFAARGIIADEIDVALAGGTENVSLTIDKHYPNFRNRSEWVKVHDPYAYMAMIETAEIVADRYGVSREDQDHFAALSQQRAAAAQQAGRFDAEIVPIALTKALFDKAGQETGKEELVLSADEGIRAGTTYEKLSELKPVFKNGDVVKEGRHITAGNASQLSDGASAQVVMDLATAQREGLPVLGIYRGFQVAGCGADEMGIGPVFAIPKLLDRAGLKIDDIGLWEINEAFASQAIYCQRKLGIDPEKLNVNGGGIAIGHPFGMTGSRLVGHALIEGKRRGLRYVVVSMCVAGGMGAAGLFEVA encoded by the coding sequence ATGCGCGAAGCAGCCATCATTTCTACCGCCCGCACCGGCGTGGGCAAAGCCTATCGCGGTGCCTTCAACGATACCGAAGCGCCGCGCATGGCGGCCCATGTCGTCGATGCCGCCATCGCCCGCGCCGGGATCGACCCCGCCCGTGTGGACGATGTCTATATGGGCTGCGCCAATCAGTGGAACACCCAGAGCTACAATATCGGCCGGTTGGCCGTGCATGGCTCGGTCCTGCCCGACACGGTGGCTGGCTTTGCAATGGACCGCAAATGCTCGTCGGGCCTCAATGCGCTGGCGTTCGCGGCGCGCGGCATCATCGCCGACGAAATCGACGTGGCGCTGGCCGGGGGCACGGAGAATGTCTCGCTGACCATCGACAAACATTATCCCAATTTCCGCAACCGGTCTGAATGGGTGAAGGTGCACGATCCCTATGCCTATATGGCGATGATCGAGACGGCGGAGATTGTCGCCGACCGCTATGGCGTCAGCCGCGAGGATCAGGATCACTTTGCCGCCCTGTCGCAGCAGCGTGCCGCCGCGGCGCAGCAAGCGGGCAGGTTCGACGCCGAAATCGTGCCGATTGCCCTGACCAAGGCGCTGTTCGACAAGGCAGGCCAGGAGACCGGCAAGGAAGAACTGGTGCTGTCGGCCGACGAAGGCATCCGCGCGGGCACGACCTATGAGAAGCTGTCCGAACTCAAGCCCGTCTTCAAAAATGGCGATGTCGTCAAGGAAGGCCGTCACATCACCGCCGGCAATGCCAGCCAGTTGTCCGACGGCGCCTCGGCCCAGGTCGTCATGGACCTGGCCACCGCGCAGAGGGAAGGCCTGCCGGTTCTGGGCATCTATCGCGGTTTCCAGGTCGCGGGTTGCGGCGCGGATGAAATGGGCATCGGCCCGGTGTTCGCCATCCCCAAGCTGCTGGACCGTGCAGGCCTGAAGATCGACGATATCGGCCTGTGGGAAATCAACGAAGCCTTTGCGAGCCAGGCGATTTACTGCCAGCGCAAACTGGGCATCGATCCCGAAAAGCTGAACGTCAATGGCGGCGGCATCGCCATCGGCCATCCCTTCGGCATGACCGGATCGCGACTGGTCGGTCATGCGCTGATCGAGGGCAAGCGACGCGGCCTGCGCTATGTCGTCGTGTCGATGTGCGTCGCGGGCGGCATGGGCGCGGCCGGACTGTTCGAGGTCGCCTGA
- a CDS encoding SDR family oxidoreductase translates to MTPTSPVPPYPTPRGLLTGKTVVVTAAAGTGIGFAVAKRAAEEGGKLLISDFHERRLGEAADRIADEAGVERPATFVCDVTDEQAVQGLRDASLAALGRVDVLINNAGLGGEVDVVDMTDDQWNRVLDVTLTSLFRMTRAFLPSMYAAKTGVMVNNASVLGWRAQKGQAHYAAAKAGVMAFTRCAAIEAAEHGVRINAVAPSLAMHPFLAKVTTQEALDRLVEKEAFKRPAEVWEVANVMIFLASELSSYMTGEILPVSSQKA, encoded by the coding sequence ATGACCCCGACTTCCCCCGTTCCGCCCTATCCCACGCCGCGCGGCCTGCTGACCGGCAAGACGGTGGTCGTCACCGCCGCGGCGGGCACCGGCATCGGTTTCGCCGTCGCCAAGCGCGCCGCCGAGGAGGGAGGCAAGCTGCTCATCAGCGATTTCCACGAACGCCGCCTGGGCGAAGCCGCCGACCGGATCGCCGATGAGGCGGGCGTGGAACGGCCAGCGACGTTCGTCTGCGACGTCACCGACGAACAGGCCGTGCAGGGCCTGCGCGACGCGTCGCTGGCCGCCTTGGGCCGGGTCGATGTCCTCATCAACAATGCGGGGCTGGGCGGCGAAGTCGATGTCGTCGATATGACCGACGACCAGTGGAACCGTGTGCTGGATGTGACGCTGACCAGCCTGTTCCGCATGACCCGCGCCTTCCTGCCATCCATGTACGCCGCAAAAACGGGCGTGATGGTCAATAATGCGTCGGTTCTGGGCTGGCGCGCGCAGAAGGGCCAGGCCCATTATGCCGCCGCCAAGGCTGGCGTCATGGCCTTCACCCGTTGCGCCGCGATCGAGGCGGCCGAACATGGCGTGCGCATCAACGCCGTCGCGCCCAGCCTTGCCATGCACCCCTTCCTCGCCAAGGTGACGACGCAGGAGGCGCTGGACCGGCTGGTCGAGAAAGAAGCCTTCAAACGCCCCGCCGAAGTGTGGGAGGTCGCCAATGTGATGATCTTCCTCGCCAGCGAACTGTCCTCCTACATGACTGGCGAAATCCTGCCCGTGTCGAGCCAGAAGGCCTGA
- a CDS encoding SDR family oxidoreductase: protein MGICEGRVAIVTGAGNGLGKAYALGLAAEGCKLVINDLGVGTHGEAGLTKGAAEQVVDEIRAMGGEAVANSDDVADWDAGKRMVDAALDNFGRLDAVVNNAGFVRDRMFFTCSPEEWDAVIRVHLRGHFCTTRHATEYWRAQAKAGHPVDARIVNTTSGAGLQGSVGQSAYSAAKGGIAALTLVQAAELARLGVTANALAPNARTRMTDTGAFDMAVEDGGFDVFAPENMAPLVAYLVSEQSQGVTGQVFELKGGTIFLSQGWTDSPAHDKGARFDARELDIIVRKLVATREPAKPVYGAA, encoded by the coding sequence ATGGGTATCTGCGAAGGACGCGTGGCGATTGTGACGGGCGCTGGAAACGGGCTGGGCAAGGCCTATGCGCTGGGGCTGGCGGCGGAAGGCTGCAAGCTCGTCATCAATGACCTGGGCGTCGGCACCCATGGTGAGGCCGGCCTCACCAAAGGCGCCGCCGAACAGGTGGTGGATGAAATACGCGCCATGGGCGGCGAGGCGGTCGCCAATAGCGACGACGTTGCCGACTGGGACGCGGGCAAGCGCATGGTGGATGCTGCGCTCGACAATTTCGGGCGGCTGGACGCGGTCGTGAACAATGCGGGCTTCGTGCGCGACCGCATGTTCTTCACCTGCTCGCCCGAGGAGTGGGATGCGGTGATCCGCGTGCATCTGCGTGGCCATTTCTGCACCACGCGCCACGCAACGGAATATTGGCGGGCGCAGGCCAAGGCGGGCCATCCCGTCGACGCGCGTATCGTCAACACGACCAGTGGCGCGGGCTTGCAGGGATCGGTAGGCCAATCGGCCTATTCGGCCGCCAAGGGGGGCATCGCCGCTTTGACTCTGGTGCAGGCGGCGGAACTGGCGCGTCTGGGCGTTACCGCCAATGCGCTCGCGCCCAACGCCCGCACCCGCATGACCGATACAGGCGCCTTTGACATGGCGGTCGAGGATGGCGGCTTCGACGTCTTCGCCCCGGAGAACATGGCCCCGCTGGTCGCCTATCTGGTGTCGGAACAGTCGCAGGGCGTGACGGGGCAGGTCTTTGAACTGAAGGGCGGCACGATCTTCTTGTCGCAAGGCTGGACCGACAGCCCCGCCCATGACAAGGGCGCGCGCTTCGACGCGCGCGAACTGGACATCATCGTCCGCAAACTGGTCGCGACCCGCGAACCCGCCAAACCGGTGTACGGAGCCGCCTGA